The proteins below come from a single Elgaria multicarinata webbii isolate HBS135686 ecotype San Diego chromosome 11, rElgMul1.1.pri, whole genome shotgun sequence genomic window:
- the NAA38 gene encoding N-alpha-acetyltransferase 38, NatC auxiliary subunit, translating to MAAPAALEPVQQQQRGEENGCGNSPSPGDSGEEKADSPYLHARRKLENLLNKSMRIRMTDGRTLVGCFLCTDRDCNVILGSAQEYLKPTDSFSAGEPRVLGLAMVPGHHIVSIEVELESLASLQYF from the exons ATGGCGGCCCCTGCCGCTCTGGAAccggtgcagcagcagcagaggggggaggagaacggCTGTGGGAACAGCCCCAGCCCTGGA GATTCGGGCGAGGAAAAAGCCGACTCACCGTACCTGCACGCTCGCCGCAAGTTGGAAAACCTCCTCAATAAGAGCATGCGCATCCGAATGACAGATGGGCGGACGCTGGTGGGCTGTTTCTTGTGCACGGACCGAGACTGCAACGTGATCCTTGGCTCTGCCCAGGAGTACCTCAAACCCACTG ACTCCTTCTCAGCTGGGGAGCCCCGCGTGTTGGGCCTGGCAATGGTTCCGGGTCATCACATTGTCTCGATCGAGGTGGAGCTGGAGAGCCTGGCCTCCTTGCAGTATTTCTGA